From the Chiroxiphia lanceolata isolate bChiLan1 chromosome Z, bChiLan1.pri, whole genome shotgun sequence genome, one window contains:
- the LOC116781037 gene encoding zinc finger protein 474, with translation MSGAASAAQAKVIKRPPTVICYICGREYGTKSISIHEPQCLKKWHQENDNLPKHLRRPEPKKPEVRIVQAKGFYDLDSLNEAAWSSAQTQLVPCDICGRTFLPDRLIVHQRSCKPKPAK, from the exons GCAAAAGTGATAAAACGACCACCAACAGTGATTTGTTACATATGTGGTCGTGAGTATGGAACAAAATCTATTAGTATTCATGAACCACAATGCCTGAAAAAATGGCACCAGGAGAATGACAACCTACCCAAGCACTTGAGAAGGCCAGAACCTAAAAAGCCTGAAGTCAGAATTGTGCAAG CCAAAGGTTTCTATGATCTTGATTCTTTAAATGAGGCAGCCTGGAGCAGCGCCCAGACCCAGCTAGTTCCATGTGATATTTGTGGGCGTACTTTTCTTCCAGACAGACTGATCGTCCACCAGAGGTCCTGTAAACCAAAACCTGCAAAGTGA